From Streptomyces sp. CMB-StM0423, a single genomic window includes:
- a CDS encoding DUF4349 domain-containing protein: MPARIRTRPALAAALLAAVLAVGGCTDSGGDADSAEAGSARADAKAQGAAPREGGGADAGGAGDSADSRAPRGGATAAEGVTLAPQALVRTAAITVRTKDLAGAADSARTLAEGAGGYVGDESTSQEPGAPARARLTLRVPAAEYDAVLGDLAELGRVVNRDVEVKDVTDEVVDVDSRVRSQRASVARIRDLMDDATKLADVVTLEGELGTRQADLEALLAQQSSLKERTELGTITLELRRPAAAPPADEDDGTSVTEALAGGWDAFVTGLRGVLIAVSASLPFAALLVLLALAWRWLRGRLPRRHVTPPPSPFPGQPTPQGGEPE; this comes from the coding sequence ATGCCCGCACGTATCAGGACCAGACCCGCGCTCGCCGCCGCGCTGCTCGCCGCCGTGCTCGCCGTCGGCGGCTGCACCGACAGCGGGGGGGACGCGGACTCCGCCGAAGCCGGCTCCGCCCGGGCCGACGCCAAGGCGCAGGGGGCGGCACCGCGCGAGGGCGGCGGCGCCGACGCCGGCGGCGCCGGTGACTCCGCCGACTCGCGCGCCCCCCGCGGCGGCGCCACCGCCGCCGAGGGCGTCACCCTCGCGCCGCAGGCCCTCGTCCGCACCGCCGCGATCACCGTACGCACCAAGGACCTGGCCGGAGCCGCCGACTCCGCCCGCACGCTCGCCGAGGGCGCCGGCGGCTACGTCGGCGACGAGTCGACCAGCCAGGAGCCCGGCGCCCCCGCCCGCGCCCGGCTCACCCTGCGGGTGCCTGCCGCGGAGTACGACGCCGTCCTCGGCGACCTCGCCGAGCTGGGCCGCGTCGTCAACCGGGACGTGGAGGTGAAGGACGTCACCGACGAGGTCGTGGACGTCGACAGCCGGGTGCGGTCCCAGCGCGCGAGCGTCGCGCGCATCAGGGACCTGATGGACGATGCCACGAAACTCGCTGACGTCGTCACCCTGGAGGGGGAACTCGGCACCCGCCAGGCCGACCTGGAAGCGCTCCTCGCCCAGCAGTCCTCGCTGAAGGAGCGCACCGAGCTCGGCACGATCACCCTGGAGCTGCGCCGGCCGGCCGCCGCACCCCCGGCGGACGAGGACGACGGCACCAGCGTCACCGAAGCCCTGGCCGGCGGCTGGGACGCCTTCGTCACCGGGCTGCGCGGGGTGCTGATAGCCGTCTCCGCGTCGCTGCCCTTCGCCGCGCTCCTCGTCCTGCTCGCCCTGGCCTGGCGGTGGCTGCGCGGCCGGCTGCCGCGGCGGCACGTCACCCCGCCGCCCAGCCCGTTCCCCGGGCAGCCGACACCCCAGGGCGGCGAGCCCGAGTAA
- a CDS encoding thiolase family protein encodes MPRTARDVVFVDGVRTPFGKAGPKGIYHETRADDLVVKCIRELLRRNPALDPAAVDDVAIAATTQIGDQGLTIGRTAGILAGLPPTVPGYSIDRMCAGAMTAVTTTAASTAFGAYDIALAGGVEHMGRHPMGEAVDPNPRFVSEKLVDESALFMGMTAENLHDRFPHLTRARADEYAVHSQEKAAKAYANGRIQADLVPISVRRTTASDSGSAAGSAGETGWGLATRDEPMRPGTTLANLATLKTPFRAHGRVTAGNAAGLNDGATASLIAAEDVARAAGLPVKMRLVSFAFAGVEPEVMGVGPIPSTEKALAKAGLGIGDIGLFEINEAFAVQVLAFLDHFGIADDDPRVNQYGGAIAFGHPLASSGVRLMTQLARQFEEQPQVRYGITTMCVGFGMGGTVIWENPHFEGAGK; translated from the coding sequence GTGCCTCGTACCGCAAGGGACGTCGTCTTCGTCGACGGCGTCCGGACCCCGTTCGGCAAGGCGGGCCCGAAGGGCATCTACCACGAGACCCGCGCCGACGACCTCGTCGTCAAGTGCATCCGCGAGCTGCTGCGCCGCAACCCCGCCCTCGACCCCGCCGCCGTCGACGACGTCGCCATCGCCGCCACCACCCAGATCGGCGACCAGGGCCTGACCATCGGCCGCACCGCCGGCATACTCGCCGGGCTGCCGCCGACCGTGCCCGGGTACTCCATCGACCGGATGTGCGCCGGCGCCATGACCGCCGTGACGACGACCGCCGCCTCCACCGCCTTCGGCGCGTACGACATCGCCCTGGCCGGCGGCGTCGAGCACATGGGCCGGCACCCGATGGGCGAGGCCGTGGACCCCAACCCGCGGTTCGTCTCCGAGAAGCTCGTCGACGAGTCCGCCCTCTTCATGGGCATGACCGCGGAGAACCTGCACGACCGCTTCCCGCACCTGACCAGGGCCCGCGCCGACGAGTACGCGGTGCACTCGCAGGAGAAGGCCGCCAAGGCGTACGCGAACGGGCGGATCCAGGCCGACCTGGTGCCCATCTCCGTCCGCCGCACCACTGCATCTGACAGCGGCTCCGCCGCGGGCTCAGCCGGCGAGACCGGCTGGGGCCTGGCCACCCGGGACGAGCCGATGCGCCCCGGCACCACGCTGGCGAACCTCGCGACGCTGAAGACGCCCTTCCGCGCCCACGGCCGGGTCACCGCAGGCAACGCCGCCGGGCTCAACGACGGCGCCACCGCCTCCCTCATCGCCGCCGAGGACGTGGCGCGCGCGGCCGGACTGCCGGTGAAGATGCGGCTGGTGTCGTTCGCCTTCGCCGGCGTGGAGCCCGAGGTGATGGGCGTCGGCCCGATCCCGTCCACCGAGAAGGCGCTCGCCAAGGCGGGCCTCGGCATCGGCGACATCGGCCTGTTCGAGATCAACGAGGCGTTCGCCGTGCAGGTGCTGGCGTTCCTCGACCACTTCGGCATCGCCGACGACGACCCCCGCGTCAACCAGTACGGCGGCGCCATCGCCTTCGGCCACCCCCTCGCCTCCTCCGGCGTGCGGCTGATGACGCAACTGGCGCGGCAGTTCGAGGAGCAGCCGCAGGTGCGGTACGGCATCACCACCATGTGCGTCGGCTTCGGCATGGGCGGCACGGTCATCTGGGAGAACCCGCACTTCGAGGGGGCAGGCAAGTGA
- a CDS encoding alpha/beta hydrolase, with product MLYGILGSLALTGLAAAPAADAARSGTAAPVSRAAEGPEARGVAVAAARAAKAGVDFGPCPAAEGLPAPIECGTVAVPLDYADPGGRKLKLTVSHIGATGPRAERQGKLVFNPGGPGGSGTYFPLLSRSPEWRRLAEAYDFVGYAPRGVERSGALSCQNPDEFMKAPSNTSERPSEREKRARVEKARAYADGCAKIAGLRHYTSLNNARDLDVLRAALGERRLTYLGASYGTYFGSLYAALYPDHVRRMVFDSPVDPDPRQIWYGNNLRQSAAFEERWADWQRWVAEHDDVYHLGGTRWEVAAAYERAREMIEKEPAGGRIGTAQLQAGFLRAAYADGYWAPAATALADYLDGKPKTLVEFAADDPSDNAAEENGNAVYTAVECNDAPWPTDWETWDRDNSRLARVAPFETWENAWMNLPCAFWTGPRQQPLDVRTDAGELPPVLLLAAERDAATPYDGARELARRLGGSANLVTEKDAGSHGLAGGENDCVNKHVDTYLLTGRTPGDVTCAPHPEPKAERGGKRSAAPGAGGPAVG from the coding sequence GTGCTGTACGGAATCCTCGGTTCGCTCGCTCTCACCGGCCTCGCCGCGGCCCCCGCCGCCGACGCCGCCCGCTCGGGGACCGCCGCCCCCGTGTCCCGGGCGGCCGAAGGCCCCGAGGCCCGCGGGGTCGCCGTCGCCGCCGCGCGTGCCGCCAAGGCCGGCGTCGACTTCGGCCCCTGCCCGGCGGCGGAGGGGCTGCCGGCGCCGATCGAGTGCGGCACCGTCGCCGTCCCGCTGGACTACGCGGACCCCGGCGGCCGGAAGCTCAAGCTCACCGTCAGCCACATCGGCGCCACCGGCCCGCGCGCCGAGCGGCAGGGCAAGCTCGTCTTCAACCCCGGCGGCCCCGGCGGCTCCGGCACGTACTTCCCGTTGCTGAGCCGGTCGCCGGAGTGGCGGCGGCTGGCGGAGGCGTACGACTTCGTCGGCTACGCCCCGCGCGGCGTCGAGCGCTCCGGCGCGCTGTCCTGCCAGAACCCCGATGAGTTCATGAAGGCGCCGTCGAACACCTCGGAGCGCCCCTCGGAGCGTGAGAAGCGCGCCCGGGTCGAGAAGGCACGCGCGTACGCCGACGGCTGCGCGAAGATCGCGGGCCTGCGGCACTACACGTCCCTCAACAACGCCCGCGACCTCGACGTGCTGCGCGCCGCGCTCGGCGAGCGCAGGCTCACCTACCTCGGCGCCTCCTACGGCACCTACTTCGGCAGCCTGTACGCCGCGCTCTACCCGGACCACGTGCGCCGCATGGTCTTCGACAGCCCGGTCGACCCCGACCCGCGGCAGATCTGGTACGGCAACAACCTGCGCCAGTCCGCCGCGTTCGAGGAGCGCTGGGCCGACTGGCAGCGGTGGGTGGCCGAGCACGACGACGTCTACCACCTCGGCGGCACCCGGTGGGAGGTGGCGGCGGCGTACGAGCGGGCCCGCGAGATGATCGAGAAGGAGCCGGCCGGCGGGCGGATCGGCACGGCCCAGTTGCAGGCGGGCTTCCTGCGGGCGGCGTACGCGGACGGGTACTGGGCGCCGGCCGCCACCGCGCTCGCGGACTACCTGGACGGCAAGCCGAAGACGCTGGTGGAGTTCGCGGCCGACGATCCGTCGGACAACGCGGCGGAGGAGAACGGCAACGCCGTCTACACCGCCGTCGAGTGCAACGACGCGCCCTGGCCCACGGACTGGGAGACCTGGGACCGCGACAACAGCCGGCTCGCGCGCGTGGCGCCGTTCGAGACGTGGGAGAACGCCTGGATGAACCTGCCGTGCGCGTTCTGGACCGGCCCGCGGCAGCAGCCCCTCGACGTCCGCACCGACGCCGGCGAGCTGCCCCCGGTGCTCCTCCTCGCCGCCGAGCGCGACGCGGCCACGCCGTACGACGGCGCGCGGGAACTCGCGCGGCGGCTGGGCGGCTCGGCGAACCTGGTGACGGAGAAGGACGCCGGGTCGCACGGGCTCGCCGGGGGCGAGAACGACTGCGTCAACAAGCACGTCGACACGTACCTGCTGACGGGCCGCACGCCCGGCGACGTCACCTGCGCACCGCACCCGGAGCCGAAGGCGGAGCGGGGCGGGAAGAGGTCGGCGGCGCCGGGGGCGGGCGGCCCGGCGGTCGGCTGA
- a CDS encoding response regulator transcription factor: protein MSVLLEQPTSLVAYRPNKPTAMVVVADPRVRSTVTRHLWALGVRDVIEASSVAEARPRIANPRDICVADVHLPDGSGLTLLSEARSAGWPNGLALSAADDIGAVRNALAGGVRGYVVTGTRTGMGLPTRPNAAHIGAAAGRLHHRRPPGSPGAGGNSGPPGHPGGYRELSGREVEVLRLVAEGQSNKAIGVSMGLSALTVKSHLARIARKLGTGDRAGMVAVALRTGIIH from the coding sequence GTGTCTGTTCTCCTCGAGCAACCCACAAGCCTGGTCGCCTACCGCCCCAACAAGCCGACGGCCATGGTCGTCGTGGCCGACCCCCGCGTGCGCTCGACCGTCACCCGCCACCTGTGGGCGCTGGGCGTGCGCGACGTGATCGAGGCGTCGTCCGTCGCGGAGGCCCGCCCCCGGATCGCCAACCCCCGCGACATCTGCGTCGCCGACGTCCACCTGCCCGACGGCTCCGGCCTCACGCTGCTCTCCGAGGCGCGTTCCGCGGGCTGGCCCAACGGCCTCGCCCTCTCCGCCGCCGACGACATCGGCGCCGTACGCAACGCCCTCGCGGGCGGCGTGCGCGGCTACGTCGTCACCGGCACCCGCACCGGCATGGGCCTGCCCACCCGCCCCAACGCCGCGCACATCGGCGCCGCCGCAGGACGGCTGCACCACCGCCGGCCACCGGGCTCCCCCGGCGCCGGCGGCAACTCCGGTCCGCCCGGACACCCGGGCGGTTACCGCGAGCTGTCCGGCCGCGAGGTCGAGGTGCTGCGGCTGGTGGCGGAGGGCCAGTCGAACAAGGCCATCGGCGTCTCGATGGGACTGTCCGCGCTGACCGTCAAGAGCCACCTCGCCCGCATCGCGCGCAAGCTCGGCACGGGCGACCGCGCCGGCATGGTGGCGGTGGCGCTGCGCACCGGCATCATCCACTGA
- the hemG gene encoding protoporphyrinogen oxidase, which produces MSSAQPAEPGPPRVVVIGGGIAGLAAAHRLLAGGARVTVLEAGTRLGGKLHAGELAGVPADLGAEALLARRPEAVGLARAVGLADALQPVAAGGAAVWTRGKLRPLPGGQVMGVPGDLDRLAAADVLSPEGLARVAREAELPPAEPGEDVAIGAFVAERLGAEVTDRLVEPLLGGVYAGDAYRLSMRAAVPQLFAALREERTLLGAARAVQSRGAAASASQAPVFMGIEGGVGRLPAAVAEAVREAGGEIVLGAEAASLERGKGFPGPAPSRNPGRRPGDPAGAAPPDPPAAAASGAGRPADPAPARWRVLAGGRAYDADAVVLAVPAAAAARLVGGLAPRAAAEFDGVRYASMALITLALPRREAEAQLPAGTGFLVPPVDGRTIKASTFSSAKWRWAGDDDVFLLRTSVGRIGDDKTLERDDADLVTASLDDLRAATGLAARPVASRVSRWRGALPQYEVGHDARVARIRGALPAGLAVCGALYDGVGIPACIASAHRAADELLGRPGTMTA; this is translated from the coding sequence ATGAGCAGCGCACAGCCCGCGGAGCCCGGGCCGCCCAGGGTCGTCGTCATCGGCGGCGGCATCGCCGGACTCGCCGCCGCGCACCGGCTGCTGGCCGGCGGCGCGCGGGTCACGGTGCTGGAGGCCGGGACCCGGCTCGGCGGCAAGCTGCACGCGGGCGAGCTGGCCGGCGTGCCGGCCGACCTCGGCGCGGAGGCCCTGCTGGCCCGGCGCCCGGAGGCCGTCGGCCTCGCCCGCGCGGTAGGGCTCGCCGACGCGCTGCAGCCGGTGGCCGCGGGCGGCGCGGCGGTCTGGACCCGCGGGAAGCTGCGGCCGCTGCCGGGCGGCCAGGTGATGGGCGTCCCCGGCGACCTGGACCGGCTGGCGGCGGCCGACGTGCTTTCTCCCGAGGGCCTGGCGCGGGTCGCCCGCGAAGCGGAGCTGCCGCCGGCGGAGCCGGGCGAGGACGTCGCGATCGGCGCGTTCGTCGCCGAACGGCTGGGCGCGGAGGTCACGGACCGGCTGGTGGAGCCGCTGCTGGGCGGGGTGTACGCGGGCGACGCGTACCGGCTGTCGATGCGTGCCGCGGTCCCGCAGTTGTTCGCGGCGCTGCGCGAGGAGCGGACGCTGCTGGGTGCGGCCAGGGCGGTGCAGTCCCGCGGTGCGGCGGCATCCGCGTCGCAGGCGCCGGTGTTCATGGGCATCGAGGGCGGCGTCGGCCGCCTGCCGGCGGCGGTGGCGGAGGCGGTAAGGGAAGCGGGCGGCGAGATCGTCCTCGGCGCGGAAGCCGCGTCGCTGGAGCGAGGGAAGGGTTTCCCCGGCCCCGCCCCGTCCCGAAACCCGGGGCGCCGCCCCGGGGACCCCGCCGGGGCGGCGCCCCCGGACCCCCCGGCCGCGGCGGCCTCCGGGGCCGGCCGTCCGGCGGACCCCGCCCCCGCCCGCTGGCGGGTTCTCGCCGGGGGGCGGGCCTACGACGCCGATGCCGTCGTGCTCGCCGTGCCCGCCGCCGCTGCCGCGCGGCTGGTGGGAGGGCTCGCGCCGCGGGCAGCCGCGGAGTTCGACGGGGTGCGGTACGCCTCCATGGCGCTGATCACCCTCGCCCTCCCCCGCCGGGAGGCCGAGGCCCAGTTGCCCGCCGGGACCGGCTTCCTCGTACCGCCGGTCGACGGGCGGACCATCAAGGCGTCGACGTTCTCCTCCGCCAAGTGGCGCTGGGCCGGCGACGACGACGTGTTCCTTCTGCGCACCTCCGTCGGCCGCATCGGCGACGACAAGACCCTCGAACGGGACGACGCCGACCTCGTCACCGCCTCCCTCGACGACCTCCGCGCCGCCACCGGGCTCGCCGCCCGCCCGGTCGCGAGCCGCGTCAGCCGGTGGCGCGGCGCCCTGCCGCAGTACGAGGTCGGGCACGACGCCCGCGTGGCGCGTATCCGCGGCGCGCTGCCCGCCGGGCTCGCGGTGTGCGGCGCGCTCTACGACGGCGTGGGCATCCCCGCCTGCATCGCGAGCGCACACCGGGCCGCCGACGAGCTGCTGGGGCGCCCTGGGACAATGACCGCATGA
- a CDS encoding ribonuclease D, whose amino-acid sequence MTDAQETAAEDRLPAPGASTSGSAPVPLLDPREGIPPVTADPEALAEVVRAFAAGSGPVAIDAERASGYRYGQRAYLVQLRREGAGTALIDPVTCPDLSGLATAIGDAEWVLHAATQDLPCLAEIGMRPGALFDTELAGRLAGFPRVGLGAMVENVLGYALEKGHSAVDWSTRPLPEPWLRYAALDVELLVDLRDALVEELTAQGKLRWAEEEFAAIAAAPPPEPRRDPWRRTSGMHKVRRRRQLGTVRELWTARDRIAQRRDISPGKVLADTAIVEAALAMPTSTRALAALPGFGHRMGRRQLEQWLAAVERARALPESELPQPGLPLNGPPPPRAWADKDPAAAARLSAARAAVTARAEELGLPQENLIAPDTVRRICWEPPKDPAEESVAAALTHLGARRWQIEQVTPLLTAAVSD is encoded by the coding sequence GTGACCGACGCCCAAGAGACCGCAGCAGAGGACAGACTCCCCGCACCCGGAGCATCGACTTCCGGATCGGCGCCGGTCCCCCTTCTCGATCCCCGCGAGGGCATCCCGCCCGTCACCGCGGACCCCGAGGCGCTCGCCGAGGTCGTCCGCGCATTCGCCGCGGGCAGCGGCCCGGTCGCCATCGACGCGGAGCGCGCCAGCGGCTACCGCTACGGGCAGCGGGCGTACCTCGTGCAGTTGCGCCGTGAGGGCGCGGGCACGGCGCTGATCGACCCGGTGACCTGCCCCGACCTCTCCGGTCTCGCGACGGCCATCGGCGATGCGGAATGGGTTCTGCACGCCGCGACCCAGGATCTGCCGTGTCTCGCCGAGATAGGCATGCGTCCTGGCGCGCTGTTCGACACGGAGCTGGCGGGGCGGCTGGCGGGCTTCCCCCGGGTCGGTCTCGGCGCGATGGTCGAGAACGTCCTCGGGTACGCGCTGGAGAAGGGCCACTCCGCCGTCGACTGGTCCACCCGGCCGCTGCCCGAGCCGTGGCTGCGCTACGCCGCGCTCGACGTCGAGCTGCTGGTGGACCTGCGGGACGCGCTGGTCGAGGAGCTGACGGCGCAGGGGAAGCTGCGGTGGGCGGAGGAGGAGTTCGCGGCGATCGCCGCGGCGCCGCCGCCGGAGCCGCGCCGGGACCCCTGGCGGCGTACGTCGGGCATGCACAAGGTACGGCGCAGGCGCCAGCTCGGCACCGTACGGGAGCTGTGGACGGCCCGGGACCGCATCGCGCAGCGGCGCGACATCTCGCCGGGCAAGGTGCTCGCGGACACCGCCATCGTGGAGGCGGCGCTCGCGATGCCGACGTCCACGCGGGCGCTGGCCGCGCTGCCGGGCTTCGGGCACCGCATGGGCCGGCGGCAGTTGGAGCAGTGGCTCGCCGCGGTGGAGCGCGCCCGCGCGCTGCCGGAGTCGGAGCTCCCGCAGCCGGGTCTGCCGCTGAACGGCCCGCCGCCGCCGCGCGCATGGGCGGACAAGGACCCGGCCGCGGCCGCCCGGCTGTCGGCGGCACGGGCGGCGGTGACGGCACGCGCGGAGGAGCTGGGCCTGCCGCAGGAGAACCTGATCGCACCGGACACGGTGCGCCGCATCTGCTGGGAGCCCCCGAAGGACCCCGCGGAGGAGTCGGTGGCAGCAGCCCTGACCCACCTGGGCGCCCGCCGCTGGCAAATCGAACAGGTCACCCCACTCCTGACGGCGGCGGTCAGCGACTGA
- a CDS encoding DUF3000 domain-containing protein: MVAAPGHLVDEPDGPPDGRPGGGALPPPFRRAVEALDSAAVRPEVTLQATRAPRGIAPFAYALEADVDEDAAEDVEPTDGRLVLLHDPDGQDTWRGTFRFVTLLRAELEPEMAADPLLPEVCWSWLTGALDTRGLGYGEPSGTVTRASSHHFGGLAERGTTTKIEIRASWTPQPSRAAGDGAPDAAAHLAAWVEMLCQCAGLPPSAAPPAAPEPDAAPIVPLPQRRGSRRR; this comes from the coding sequence ATGGTTGCGGCTCCTGGACACCTCGTCGACGAACCCGATGGCCCCCCGGACGGCCGGCCGGGGGGCGGAGCCCTGCCGCCCCCGTTCCGGCGGGCCGTCGAGGCGCTCGACTCCGCTGCGGTACGCCCCGAAGTGACGCTGCAGGCGACGCGGGCGCCGCGGGGCATCGCCCCGTTCGCGTACGCCCTGGAGGCGGACGTCGACGAGGACGCGGCGGAGGACGTCGAGCCCACCGACGGCCGGCTGGTGCTGCTGCACGACCCGGACGGGCAGGACACCTGGCGCGGTACGTTCCGCTTCGTCACGCTGCTGCGCGCGGAGCTGGAGCCGGAGATGGCCGCGGACCCGCTGCTGCCAGAGGTGTGCTGGTCCTGGCTGACCGGCGCGCTGGACACCCGCGGCCTGGGCTACGGCGAGCCCAGCGGCACGGTCACGCGCGCGTCCTCGCACCACTTCGGCGGGCTGGCGGAGCGCGGCACGACGACGAAGATCGAGATCCGGGCGTCCTGGACGCCGCAGCCGTCGCGCGCGGCCGGGGACGGCGCCCCGGACGCGGCGGCACACCTGGCGGCGTGGGTGGAGATGCTGTGCCAGTGCGCGGGCCTGCCGCCGTCGGCCGCGCCGCCGGCGGCGCCGGAGCCGGACGCCGCGCCGATCGTGCCGCTGCCGCAGCGCCGCGGCTCGCGCCGGCGCTGA
- the hemE gene encoding uroporphyrinogen decarboxylase encodes MRACRREPVPHTPVWFMRQAGRSLPEYRRLREGIAMLDSCRRPDLVTEITLQPVRRHGVDAAILFSDIVVPLKAIGVDLDIKPGVGPVVAQPIRSRADLAQLRPLEPDDVPYVTEAVGRLTEELGATPLIGFAGAPFTLASYLVEGGPSRNHEHTKAMMYGAPELWAELVGRLAGITAAFLRVQIEAGASAVQLFDSWAGALAPADYRRAVLPASAEVFAAVAEYGVPRIHFGVGTGELLTAMGEAGADVVGADWRVPMDEAARRVGPGKALQGNLDPAVLFAPREAMEAKAGEVLQAAAGLEGHVFNLGHGVLPTTDPDALTRLVEYVHESSAR; translated from the coding sequence CTGCGCGCGTGCCGGCGCGAGCCCGTGCCGCACACACCCGTGTGGTTCATGCGGCAGGCGGGCCGGTCACTGCCCGAGTACCGGCGGCTGCGCGAGGGCATCGCCATGCTCGACTCGTGCCGGCGGCCCGACCTCGTCACCGAGATCACGCTGCAGCCCGTACGGCGGCACGGCGTGGACGCCGCGATCCTCTTCAGCGACATCGTCGTGCCGCTCAAGGCCATCGGCGTCGACCTCGACATCAAACCGGGCGTCGGGCCCGTCGTCGCCCAGCCGATCCGCAGCCGCGCGGACCTCGCGCAGCTCCGCCCGCTGGAGCCCGACGACGTGCCGTACGTGACCGAGGCCGTGGGCCGGCTGACGGAGGAGCTGGGCGCGACGCCGCTCATCGGCTTCGCCGGGGCGCCGTTCACGCTGGCCAGCTATCTGGTCGAGGGCGGTCCCTCGCGCAACCACGAGCACACCAAGGCGATGATGTACGGCGCCCCGGAGCTGTGGGCCGAGCTGGTCGGCCGGCTCGCGGGCATCACGGCGGCGTTCCTGCGGGTGCAGATCGAGGCCGGCGCCTCCGCCGTGCAGCTCTTCGACTCCTGGGCGGGCGCGCTGGCGCCCGCCGACTACCGGCGCGCGGTGCTGCCCGCGTCGGCGGAGGTCTTCGCGGCCGTCGCGGAGTACGGCGTGCCGCGGATCCACTTCGGCGTCGGGACCGGCGAACTGCTGACCGCGATGGGCGAGGCGGGCGCGGACGTCGTCGGCGCCGACTGGCGGGTGCCGATGGACGAGGCGGCGCGCCGCGTCGGCCCCGGCAAGGCGCTGCAGGGCAACCTCGACCCGGCGGTGCTGTTCGCGCCCCGCGAGGCGATGGAGGCCAAGGCCGGCGAGGTGCTTCAGGCGGCGGCGGGGCTGGAGGGGCACGTGTTCAACCTCGGCCACGGCGTGCTCCCGACGACGGACCCGGACGCGCTCACGCGGCTCGTGGAGTACGTGCACGAGTCCTCGGCCCGCTGA
- a CDS encoding TIGR04222 domain-containing membrane protein — MWVCFALVAWAAALLTCGRLVLVGSVAAAQPEPEPAQVRGARELTLYEAAFLAGGPRRVVDVTLVALARERRLLLAHTGWATVVAPEGRDPVERAVIAAAGPGGQNTIPAIRAAASAADALRDLDDGLAAAGLAVPAPIRSAVRAAVRHVRIAGVVVLGAGTAALALRAPEHEPIAGWFVLPLILVCGCLAIARLEVGDYTRWATPDGRGLLATLDEADSLLTGLAVHGPAALPDPEMRAALAR, encoded by the coding sequence ATGTGGGTGTGCTTCGCGCTCGTCGCCTGGGCGGCCGCGCTGCTGACGTGCGGGCGGCTTGTCCTCGTCGGTTCCGTCGCCGCGGCGCAGCCGGAGCCCGAGCCGGCGCAGGTCCGCGGGGCGCGTGAGCTGACCCTGTACGAGGCCGCCTTCCTTGCCGGCGGGCCGCGGCGGGTCGTCGACGTCACCCTGGTCGCGCTGGCGCGGGAGCGGCGGCTGCTGCTCGCGCACACCGGCTGGGCGACCGTCGTGGCGCCCGAGGGCCGCGACCCCGTCGAGCGCGCGGTGATCGCCGCGGCCGGACCCGGCGGGCAGAACACGATCCCGGCCATCCGCGCCGCCGCCTCCGCCGCCGACGCGCTGCGCGACCTGGACGACGGCCTCGCCGCGGCCGGGCTCGCGGTGCCCGCGCCGATCCGGTCCGCCGTGCGCGCCGCGGTGCGGCACGTACGGATCGCGGGGGTGGTGGTGCTCGGCGCCGGTACCGCCGCGCTGGCGCTGCGGGCGCCGGAGCACGAGCCGATCGCGGGCTGGTTTGTGCTGCCGCTGATACTGGTCTGCGGCTGTCTGGCGATAGCCCGGCTGGAGGTCGGCGACTACACGCGCTGGGCCACGCCCGACGGCCGCGGGCTGCTCGCCACCCTCGACGAGGCGGACTCGCTGCTCACCGGGCTCGCCGTACACGGGCCCGCCGCGCTGCCCGACCCGGAGATGCGCGCCGCGCTCGCGCGGTAG
- the hemQ gene encoding hydrogen peroxide-dependent heme synthase, translating to MSDATPPPADSPAAPSRSANAGKKAKDLNEVIRYTLWSVFRLRDALPEDRAGYADEVTELFEQLAAKDVVVRGTYDVSGLRADADVMIWWHAESSDALQEAYNLFRRTRLGRSLAPVWSNMALHRPAEFNKSHIPAFLADETPRAYVSVYPFVRSYDWYLLPDEDRRRMLADHGKMARGFPDVRANTVPSFSLGDYEWILAFEADELHRIVDLMRHLRGSEARLHVREEVPFYTGRRKAVAELVASLA from the coding sequence ATGAGTGACGCAACCCCCCCGCCGGCCGACTCGCCCGCGGCTCCGTCCCGCTCCGCGAACGCCGGCAAGAAGGCCAAGGACCTCAACGAGGTCATCCGCTACACCCTCTGGTCCGTCTTCCGGCTCCGCGACGCCCTCCCCGAGGACCGCGCGGGCTACGCGGACGAGGTGACCGAGCTGTTCGAGCAGCTCGCCGCGAAGGACGTCGTCGTGCGCGGCACGTACGACGTGTCCGGGCTGCGCGCCGACGCGGACGTCATGATCTGGTGGCACGCGGAGAGCTCGGACGCGCTGCAGGAGGCGTACAACCTCTTCCGCCGCACCCGCCTCGGCCGCTCCCTCGCGCCGGTCTGGTCGAACATGGCGCTGCACCGCCCCGCCGAGTTCAACAAGTCGCACATCCCGGCGTTCCTCGCGGACGAGACCCCGCGCGCGTACGTGAGCGTGTATCCGTTCGTCCGCTCCTACGACTGGTACCTGCTGCCGGACGAGGACCGCCGCCGCATGCTCGCCGACCACGGCAAGATGGCCCGCGGCTTCCCGGACGTACGCGCCAACACGGTGCCCTCCTTCTCCCTCGGCGACTACGAGTGGATCCTCGCCTTCGAGGCCGACGAACTGCACCGCATCGTGGACCTGATGCGCCACCTGCGCGGGTCCGAGGCGCGGCTGCACGTCCGCGAGGAGGTGCCGTTCTACACCGGCCGCCGCAAGGCGGTCGCGGAGCTGGTCGCCTCCCTCGCCTGA